GTACTGAGACAGGAGCGAGCGGCTCTCAAGCAGACGCAGAACTTCGATTCGCTTTTCGGAATCAGGAAAGCCTTCCGAGAGATGCTCCTTGATTCGCGCGAGAATAGCGTCGCTTTTGAAGTAGTCGGACCTCTCCGCGTCCGCGAGAGCCGCGAGCGCGCCCTGAACATTGACGGGCTCCTGCCACAGCGCCCTTTGCGCCCGGACGATGCTGGAATTGGCCGCCAGCATGTCCTGGAAGAGCGACGAATCGTAGAACTGGTCGGGATCAACGAGCCGCAGAAGCTGGTAGAGGTTGTCGCTGTTGAGCTGAATTGGGGTTGCGGTCAGCATCACCAGATGATGCGCAGCCTCGCTGAGGAGCCTGCCCAACCGGTTGTTTCCGGTGGACGGATTGCGAAGGTAGTGGGCTTCATCGATGATGACATGATCGAAGAGAGCGAAATCTTCGGTTGCCGTATTCTCGTCCAGAAGACGCGCAAAGCGCGCCCTGACGCCGGTGGCGCTCTCGTTCTCGTAATTGGCCGGGGGCCGAAGACCTTCGAGGCTCGTTATATAGACGAAGGAATCGGTCGTCCGATGCGCGGCGACATCCTTCATGCGCTCATAGAGATCGCGCGCCGAGACAATATCGCCGGAGATGTTGAATCGTTTGCGGAGGTCGCCTCGCCATTTTTCCCGCAACATGGCTGGGCAAACGATCAAAAGCCGGCGCGCCGACTGACGCGCCTGGATTTCTTTCCAGATATAGGTTGCCTCGATTGTCTTGCCGAGACCAACTTCATCGGCGATCAGCATGCGGCCGACAGGCGATTCGATGAAGCGCATGACGGGCTTGAATTGGTGGGGATGAAAGTCCGTATTGCTGGCTTCCATCGAGTAGAAGATGTTGGTCAGCTCGCCCTTGATCTTCTCGAACGTCAGGACGCGGCGCAGATCGCTTGGGCCACCGAACACGGCATTCTCAAGCAGCTCGAAGATCTCTTTCTGCTCGCCGACGGGCTCCAGCAGGTCATATCGCTTGAACTGCTTCTCATTGGGACCGAAATCGATCTCCACCATGAGAAAGCTGCCGGCCCGCTTCGTGCGTCCGGTGGTGGCGCCCTGCCGTCCTGGATTGTCGCGCAGACGAACTTTGGTCCCGGCAATCTCAGGATTCCAGCCGGGATCGCTTGCTGCCGCGATGGCTTCCGTCATGCCCCCCGCCAAGAATTTCTCAGTATCAAATAATGGACATTTACGATGATAAGCGGGTGTTTTCAAGGAATTGCGGTTTAAGGCCGGCGCGGCAGCCGAATCCCATGGTTACGGAAATATGCATTCGCGACCGCAACATGAGGCGAGCTATCGCAATACGACGGATTGATACTAGCTTCTCCTTCACGCCTGCCCGACAATGCTCAAGGGAGTCTAAGGGGGCTGCGGAAGCGAATGAGCTCGGGCGCTATTCAACATCTCAATCTGCGGGTTGCCTGGCACGACAACCGGTGGAACGGTCGGGTCTGCCTGGCTCCGTCAAAGAATGCCTACTGTATTGATCTTGACCGCATCCGCGCGGCAAGGGACGACGCGGCGGAAGACGCGCTCGCGGGCAAGGAGTTTTCGGAGCTGGAGGAGGGCCAGTTTCCGCCCTGCCAGGCCGAGTCAGGCGGGTTCATGAACGACAAGCCATGGTGGCGGGCCTTCAATCATCCCTACCAGAACATCAAGGAGGCACAGAAAACGCACGGCAAGCTTGTCCGGACCGTCGTCAAGGTGCCGCCTTACTCGACCTTCGCCGTTCCGTTTTTCTGGATGCTTCAGAAACATCAGCAGGAGATCGAGGAGCGATTGCCTGCCTCATTGCCGCCGGGCGACCAGGCCCCGTTCCCGACCTCATGGGTTTTTTCGCGCGAGCGGCAGGAAGCCTTGTGCGAGCTGTTCTTCAACCGGATCGCGGCCAAGAAGTCGCTCGTGTTTTTTTACACGAAAAGCGGACATCCGCTCGAAGAGACCGTTAATCGCCTGGTTGTTGGCGTCGGCATGGTGGACCAGATTGGTGCACTGCAACACTACGACGCCGCCGAGGGGCCCCGCTATCCGCTTTGGGACCGTCTCCTCACACATTCGATCCGGCCGAACGGCGCGGACGGAATGCTTCTGCCGTATCACGATTACCTGGAGGACACAGGCGACTCCGACGAAAACCTGCGCCGGCGCGAACTTCTCGAAGAGATCGCGGTCGTACCCGACCGCGGGCAAGTCAAATCCTTCTCCTATGTCGGAGAGCACGCCGCCAACGACGTGGCGCTTTCCACCTTGGTGCGGAGCCTCGAAGCGGTCCGGAAGGTGCGAGTTCACGGTGTGGCGCCTGGCCCCTGGGAGCGGCGCGAGGAATGGCTCAACCAGCAAATCCATGCCGTCTGGCAGGACCGAGGCGCGTTTCCAGGCGCAGGCGCAGCGCTCGAAGCGCTCGGAATGCGGCTCGGCACGAGCTTGATGCTGGAGCTGAGCGCCAGCGGCGACATTAAGCCGAAGGACAACCCCTGGCCGGTCATCGATGCGATCCTGCGCGGAAAGCGTCCGCCTCCGAAAAAAGCTTATAAAGGCGATGTTGAAGCGGTTGCGGCGACATGGAATGCGCTCACCGGTGAACGGCGCGCGCTGCTCCAGCTGCTGTCGCGATTTGAGCTCAGTCCCGCGCAGGCGCTGCGCTGGTTTACTCCGGGCGAGCGCAGGAAGGCGACCCGCGGCCAGGTCGATGACGCAGCGATTCTCGCTAATCCCTACCGGATCGTGGAAGCCGATCTGGGCGATCTCAACGAGCATCCTGTCGCGCTCGGCGCGATTGACCGCGGAATGTTGCCGGACGCGACAATTGCGGCGGAACACCCTGTTCCAAAGCCTTCCTTAGTCGAGTCACCGCTCGACTGGCGGCGCGTGCGCGCCGCGTTCGTGACCGTTCTCCGCATCGCGGGCCAGCAGGGTGACGCGCTGCTCGCCGAAGACGAAGCGATCGAGGCGCTCGCTTCGCTCGACCTCAGCCATCCCCTGCAGGCATCGGCGGACTGGATCAAGGGCAATCTGAACAACATCGAGGGGGAGATCGCGCGTTTCGAACTCGCGCGTGATGCCCATTCTTCCCCGGTACAGTGTCTTCAGCTGACCGACGCCATGAAGAACGAGCAGCGCCTTTCCCGAATTTTGCAAAAGCGCGCGCAAGCCGCGATCGAAAGCCTGAAGGAGGACTGGTCCGCTCTTCTGCGCGAGAGCATCAGCGAGCAAGGGGTGAGCGTTAATTTCAAAGAGCCGCGCTATGCGGACGCGCTCGCTGAGCAAAGCCGCATGCTCGAAACCATCACCACAAGAAAACTGAGCGTGCTAGTGGGCGGCGCGGGGACAGGAAAGACAACGGTTCTCGGCGCTTTAAAGAAATCAAAGGCCCTTTCCAAGCAAGGGATCCTGTTTCTCGCGCCGACCGGCAAGGCGCGCGTGCGCCTCGGGCAAAAAACCGGTGACGCTTCGATGACGGTCGCGCAGTTCTTGTACCAGCGCGACAGATATGACGCGCTGAGGCAACGCCCGTTGTTCGAGGGCGACCCGCCCTACGCGAAGGAAAAGACCGTCGTCATCGACGAATGCTCGATGCTCACGATGGACGACCTGCTGGCCGTGCTGCTCGCGCTCGATCTCGCGCACGTGCAGCGCGTCATCCTTGTGGGCGATCCAAACCAGCTCCCGCCCATCGGCATGGGCCGCCCGTTCGCGGATTTGGTTGCATTCCTCGAGGAGGCTTCCGAAAAGCAACGCGAGGATGGCAAGGCGCTCGCGCGGCTGTCGGTCGAAGTGAGGACGAGTGCGGGCGCTCCCTCCGACAGCCTGCGGCTTGCATCCTGGTTCACGAGGGAGTCTCAACCGGTGGATGCCGACAGGGTGCTGAGCGACCTTGAGGCCGGGGAAACGTTCAACGATCTGGAAGTCCATTACTGGAAAACCCCAAAAGATCTGCATCAGCAGTTATCCGGTCTGTTCCAGAAGCATTTGAATCTCGCCAGCGACAGCGATGTCGAAGGGTTTAACGTTGCGCTCGGGCTCACGGAACAAGGCTGGGTCCCTTTCGACGATCACGACGGCGCGGAGAACTTCCAGCTCCTGTGCCCCGGCAAGAAGAATATTCACGGCGTGGCGGAGCTGAACCGATGGATTCAGCGCCGCTTTAGAGCTTCGCAACTGAAGACCGCGCGGCAGCCGTGGGGACTGAGTCTCGGCGATGAGGAGATCGTATGGGGCGACAAGGTCATTCTGACGCGCAACGGCAGGCGCAACGGATGGAACGGCAAAGATAAGCAGAAGGTCGAGGAATATCTCGCCAACGGCGAAATCGGCGTCGCGGCCAGTGGGAGTGGAGCCGCCAAGAATAAGGCTCTCAACGTCGCGTTCGTCGCGCGCCCGGATGTGCGGTTCGGATTTTATCCGAGCAATTTCGGTCCGGAGAGCGCGCCTCTCGAACTCGCCTATGCGCTGACAGTGCATAAGGCCCAGGGAAGCGATTTCAGGAAGGTATTCGTTATCCTGCCGCAGCGCTCGCGCCTTCTCACGCGCGAGCTGGTCTACACGGCGCTGACCCGCTCGAAAGACCGGCTGATCCTGCTCATGGAGGGCGATGATCCAAGTGGTCTGTATGACCTCATTCGAACCTCGGAGACGGCCAGGAGGAGCACGAACCTCTTCGCGGTCGGCATCCGAGCGGAAGATCCTCGCGCCGAGAAGAGCGGCAAGCCGTCGAAGGACCGCTATGCCGCGCATTTGATTTACCGCACGACGCGGGGCGAGCTTGTCCGCAGCAAATCCGAGCTCCTGATCGCCGAAAAGCTGCACGCCCTCGGCATCAATTATCAATACGAGCGCCCGCTAGACGGAACGGCAAGGCCGGGCCGTTTGCGTCCCGACTTTTCGTTCATCGATGATTCCGGCGAGATCATCCTTTGGGAGCATCTCGGCCGCCTCGATCAGGCGAAATACCGCGAAGGCTGGGAATGGAAGCAGCAATGGTATCTGCAGAACGGCTTCAAGGAAGGAAACAACCTTTTCACCAGCACTGAAGAGCAGATCCGCGACATCGACTTTATCGACAAAACAGCCAAAGGCATTCGCGCGCACCTTGAATGATCGGCTGCAAAGCTGCCTTCGATCATGGCGCTCAACAGCAGGCAAACTGGGCCGCAGGACTAGCGGCCCGATTTGCGTTGGTGCTACCACCAGGACGAGTAGAACACAGTCAGCCCGGCCGCGAGCGCTTCGCGCGCCTTGGCGACGAACTGCAGATCGTCGTCGATCTCGCTGCCGTCGGATGCGCCGAAGAAAAAGCCGTTTGTTGGCGGCAGACTGAGCGAGCGGATCGCATCTGCAAGAGCGTCGAGGTCGGCGCTCGTCAGCTGCACGTTCACGCAGTTGAAGTCGAGCTCGGCCCCGCCTTTTTCGCGGTAGCGGCGCTCCATCCAGCCGTGCAGGTT
This Bradyrhizobium sp. CCBAU 53421 DNA region includes the following protein-coding sequences:
- a CDS encoding ATP-dependent RecD-like DNA helicase: MSSGAIQHLNLRVAWHDNRWNGRVCLAPSKNAYCIDLDRIRAARDDAAEDALAGKEFSELEEGQFPPCQAESGGFMNDKPWWRAFNHPYQNIKEAQKTHGKLVRTVVKVPPYSTFAVPFFWMLQKHQQEIEERLPASLPPGDQAPFPTSWVFSRERQEALCELFFNRIAAKKSLVFFYTKSGHPLEETVNRLVVGVGMVDQIGALQHYDAAEGPRYPLWDRLLTHSIRPNGADGMLLPYHDYLEDTGDSDENLRRRELLEEIAVVPDRGQVKSFSYVGEHAANDVALSTLVRSLEAVRKVRVHGVAPGPWERREEWLNQQIHAVWQDRGAFPGAGAALEALGMRLGTSLMLELSASGDIKPKDNPWPVIDAILRGKRPPPKKAYKGDVEAVAATWNALTGERRALLQLLSRFELSPAQALRWFTPGERRKATRGQVDDAAILANPYRIVEADLGDLNEHPVALGAIDRGMLPDATIAAEHPVPKPSLVESPLDWRRVRAAFVTVLRIAGQQGDALLAEDEAIEALASLDLSHPLQASADWIKGNLNNIEGEIARFELARDAHSSPVQCLQLTDAMKNEQRLSRILQKRAQAAIESLKEDWSALLRESISEQGVSVNFKEPRYADALAEQSRMLETITTRKLSVLVGGAGTGKTTVLGALKKSKALSKQGILFLAPTGKARVRLGQKTGDASMTVAQFLYQRDRYDALRQRPLFEGDPPYAKEKTVVIDECSMLTMDDLLAVLLALDLAHVQRVILVGDPNQLPPIGMGRPFADLVAFLEEASEKQREDGKALARLSVEVRTSAGAPSDSLRLASWFTRESQPVDADRVLSDLEAGETFNDLEVHYWKTPKDLHQQLSGLFQKHLNLASDSDVEGFNVALGLTEQGWVPFDDHDGAENFQLLCPGKKNIHGVAELNRWIQRRFRASQLKTARQPWGLSLGDEEIVWGDKVILTRNGRRNGWNGKDKQKVEEYLANGEIGVAASGSGAAKNKALNVAFVARPDVRFGFYPSNFGPESAPLELAYALTVHKAQGSDFRKVFVILPQRSRLLTRELVYTALTRSKDRLILLMEGDDPSGLYDLIRTSETARRSTNLFAVGIRAEDPRAEKSGKPSKDRYAAHLIYRTTRGELVRSKSELLIAEKLHALGINYQYERPLDGTARPGRLRPDFSFIDDSGEIILWEHLGRLDQAKYREGWEWKQQWYLQNGFKEGNNLFTSTEEQIRDIDFIDKTAKGIRAHLE
- a CDS encoding phosphoglycerate kinase, translated to MPPGLSSASFGTINERKEKKMGLDMYAYALNRTPEKPVDFKADDAVEIHYWRKHPNLHGWMERRYREKGGAELDFNCVNVQLTSADLDALADAIRSLSLPPTNGFFFGASDGSEIDDDLQFVAKAREALAAGLTVFYSSWW